In the genome of Neodiprion pinetum isolate iyNeoPine1 chromosome 2, iyNeoPine1.2, whole genome shotgun sequence, one region contains:
- the fmt gene encoding serine/threonine-protein phosphatase 6 regulatory subunit 3 isoform X2, with translation MFWTNNYVSSPHIDALLNKENVTLHELMDEEDILQECKSQNKKLVEYLTRPEVMEELVILTTKEPSLEVEERWRYKYPNVACELLTCDVPMLNEKLAGDESLLTKLYSFIDTEPPLNPLLASFFSKTIGVLVARKSDQVLEFLKSRQHCVDLLLQHLETSAIMDLVLKLVTQVEGSEMRQNILNWLDGQHLVERLVKLLSPTLEIGRHANAAQLLCDMIKAGRENCLATTERSDPDPILNRLESTETVSLLLETILSGEKSESSIVGGIEVLLVLLGQRSNNALNVMDNHGNGAGEDSNDNEQRIKITVATLPYLGQLHNLLTEPPHKPAVKTTAGRLELPLGNTRLHVAKLLVALLSTENAQVRETLADLGTFQVLLDLFFKYAYNNFLHTQVEQCIALAINTDVQEMNNVIYDHIFIKCKIIERILGAWQENETKQGEEKGIRQGYMGHLINIANNIVTQCEKNNILQSFLKTNLSPDCLTKWEALATNQLADINKIHKIYLGGQQQPYITSSEENSDDYISYPHSVHVQQMYDNYQTQQMTSEFMESCTFNDDKLNDGEETLHNSVDEVHSFGFNLNEEDLDKGEEMFNKVCEQKQKAGLDESCGVGEWGDEGDLTFQTVIDKRNWPSKQLRQNSNSFSDDDEDEPQDLHMEVDSTDPWDSAQHRCRDLTIPPSNPWDVVNQEESEQTGWANFDNFESTLNIDENAGTINKPTDVTEKVQNITATPMEKDISLEHTIDTKAVGAGDTPKTDAVEIATPPPTEAIINNKVQSIDSINTADDNANPNELLADRTTLPIVESKVLGKDVKNIDEREEGVKTDNVKQPTENSCTPSEKVTNISEDLK, from the exons ATGTTCTGGACGAATAATTATGTATCATCACCTCACATCGATGCCTTGCTCAACAAAGAG AATGTTACACTTCACGAGTTAATGGATGAAGAAGATATCTTGCAAGAATGTAAAAGCCAGAATAAAAAGCTCGTTGAATA TCTGACAAGACCTGAAGTAATGGAGGAGTTAGTAATATTAACAACGAAGGAACCTTCTCTAGAAGTAGAAGAGCGCTGGCGGTATAAATATCCAAACGTTGCTTGTGAGCTGCTTACTTGCGACGTGCCTATGCTTAATGAAAAGCTAGCAG GAGATGAATCGTTACTTACTAAGCTCTATTCGTTTATAGACACAGAACCGCCGCTCAATCCCTTGTTGGCATCGTTTTTCAGCAAGACAATAGGTGTTCTTGTAGCGCGAAAGAGTGATCAA GTTCTGGAGTTTCTTAAAAGCCGACAGCATTGTGTGGATCTGCTTTTACAGCATTTAGAAACTTCGGCTATAATGGATTTGGTGCTGAAActtgtgacacaagttgaggGCAGTGAAATGAGACAAAATATACTTAAC TGGCTTGATGGGCAACACTTGGTCGAAAGATTAGTGAAATTGTTATCACCGACATTAGAGATTGGCAGACATGCCAATGCCGCACAATTACTGTGCGACATGATCAAGGCTGGTAGGGAAAATTGCTTAGCAACGACTGAGCGCAGTGATCCAGATCCTATCCTGAATAGATTGGAATC AACTGAAACCGTTAGTCTATTACTGGAAACGATACTGTCTGGAGAAAAATCTGAGAGCAGTATCGTCGGTGGTATCGAGGTGCTTTTGGTGCTATTGGGACAAAGATCAAACAA CGCTCTGAATGTAATGGACAATCATGGTAACGGTGCTGGCGAAGATTCCAACGACAATGAGCAGCGCATTAAAATCACAGTTGCGACACTGCCGTACCTTGGACAGCTACACAACTTACTTACAGAGCCTCCACAT AAACCCGCGGTTAAAACTACAGCAGGTCGTTTGGAATTGCCACTTGGAAATACTCGACTTCACGTTGCAAAATTACTAGTTGCGCTCTTGTCTACGGAGAATGCTCAAGTTCGTGAGACATTAGCTGATTTAGGAACGTTTCAAGTTCTTTTG gatttatttttcaaatacgcgtacaataattttttgcacaCGCAAGTTGAACAGTGTATAGCGCTGGCAATTAACACTGACGTCCAAGAAATGAACAACGTTATTTATGATCAT atatttataaaatgtaaaataattgaacggATATTGGGAGCCTGGCAGGAAAATGAGACGAAACA AGGTGAAGAAAAGGGTATACGGCAAGGGTACATGGGCCATTTAATCAATATAGCGAACAATATTGTAACACAATGTGAAAAGAACAATATCCTGCaaagttttttgaaaaccaATCTATCCCCGGATTGTCTTACAAAATGGGAAGCACTAGCAACGAATCAGCTTGCCGATATCAACAAGATTCATAAAATATATCTG GGCGGACAGCAACAGCCATACATAACTAGTTCAGAAGAAAATAGTGATGATTATATCTCTTACCCTCACAGTGTTCATGTGCAACAG ATGTACGATAACTATCAAACACAACAAATGACTTCCGAATTTATGGAGAGCTGTACGTTCAATGATGATAAACTCAACGACGGCGAAGAAACCCTTCA TAACTCCGTTGATGAAGTCCACTCCTTTGGGTTCAACCTAAATGAAGAAGACCTGGACAAAGGAGAAGAAATGTTCAACaaa GTATGCGAACAAAAGCAAAAAGCTGGACTTGATGAGAGCTGTGGCGTAGGAGAGTGGGGAGACGAAGGTGATCTCACCTTCCAGACTGTGATCGACAAGCGCAATTGGCCGTCTAAACAGCTGCGACAAAATTCCAACTCCTTTTCAGATGACGATGAAGACGAACCGCAGGATCTACATATGGAAGTTGACTCAACAGATC CATGGGATTCAGCACAGCATCGGTGCAGGGACCTAACGATACCGCCGAGCAATCCATGGGATGTAGTGAATCAAGAAGAAAGCGAACAAACAGGCTGGGCAAATTTTGATAACTTTGAAAGCACTTTAAATATAGATGAAAATGCTGGAACGATTAATAAGCCGACCGACGTAACAGAGAAAGTACAAAATATTACGGCTACTCCTATGGAAAAAGATATTTCATTAGAGCATACTATAGATACGAAAGCTGTAGGAGCAGGAGACACGCCCAAAACTGATGCTGTTGAAATCGCTACACCACCGCCTACAGAGGCTATTATCAATAACAAAGTTCAAAGTATTGATTCTATAAACACAGCTGACGATAATGCAAATCCCAATGAATTACTCGCAGACAG GACAACTTTGCCCATCGTAGAAAGCAAAGTACTAGGCAAAGATGTCAAGAATATAGATGAACGCGAGGAAGGGGTGAAGACAGATAATGTAAAACAACCAACCGAAAATTCATGCACACCATCAGAAAAAGTAACCAATATATCAGAGgatctaaaataa
- the fmt gene encoding serine/threonine-protein phosphatase 6 regulatory subunit 3 isoform X1 has protein sequence MFWTNNYVSSPHIDALLNKENVTLHELMDEEDILQECKSQNKKLVEYLTRPEVMEELVILTTKEPSLEVEERWRYKYPNVACELLTCDVPMLNEKLAGDESLLTKLYSFIDTEPPLNPLLASFFSKTIGVLVARKSDQHWYSYQFTCLQVLEFLKSRQHCVDLLLQHLETSAIMDLVLKLVTQVEGSEMRQNILNWLDGQHLVERLVKLLSPTLEIGRHANAAQLLCDMIKAGRENCLATTERSDPDPILNRLESTETVSLLLETILSGEKSESSIVGGIEVLLVLLGQRSNNALNVMDNHGNGAGEDSNDNEQRIKITVATLPYLGQLHNLLTEPPHKPAVKTTAGRLELPLGNTRLHVAKLLVALLSTENAQVRETLADLGTFQVLLDLFFKYAYNNFLHTQVEQCIALAINTDVQEMNNVIYDHIFIKCKIIERILGAWQENETKQGEEKGIRQGYMGHLINIANNIVTQCEKNNILQSFLKTNLSPDCLTKWEALATNQLADINKIHKIYLGGQQQPYITSSEENSDDYISYPHSVHVQQMYDNYQTQQMTSEFMESCTFNDDKLNDGEETLHNSVDEVHSFGFNLNEEDLDKGEEMFNKVCEQKQKAGLDESCGVGEWGDEGDLTFQTVIDKRNWPSKQLRQNSNSFSDDDEDEPQDLHMEVDSTDPWDSAQHRCRDLTIPPSNPWDVVNQEESEQTGWANFDNFESTLNIDENAGTINKPTDVTEKVQNITATPMEKDISLEHTIDTKAVGAGDTPKTDAVEIATPPPTEAIINNKVQSIDSINTADDNANPNELLADRTTLPIVESKVLGKDVKNIDEREEGVKTDNVKQPTENSCTPSEKVTNISEDLK, from the exons ATGTTCTGGACGAATAATTATGTATCATCACCTCACATCGATGCCTTGCTCAACAAAGAG AATGTTACACTTCACGAGTTAATGGATGAAGAAGATATCTTGCAAGAATGTAAAAGCCAGAATAAAAAGCTCGTTGAATA TCTGACAAGACCTGAAGTAATGGAGGAGTTAGTAATATTAACAACGAAGGAACCTTCTCTAGAAGTAGAAGAGCGCTGGCGGTATAAATATCCAAACGTTGCTTGTGAGCTGCTTACTTGCGACGTGCCTATGCTTAATGAAAAGCTAGCAG GAGATGAATCGTTACTTACTAAGCTCTATTCGTTTATAGACACAGAACCGCCGCTCAATCCCTTGTTGGCATCGTTTTTCAGCAAGACAATAGGTGTTCTTGTAGCGCGAAAGAGTGATCAA CATTGGTACTCCTATCAGTTCACATGCTTACAGGTTCTGGAGTTTCTTAAAAGCCGACAGCATTGTGTGGATCTGCTTTTACAGCATTTAGAAACTTCGGCTATAATGGATTTGGTGCTGAAActtgtgacacaagttgaggGCAGTGAAATGAGACAAAATATACTTAAC TGGCTTGATGGGCAACACTTGGTCGAAAGATTAGTGAAATTGTTATCACCGACATTAGAGATTGGCAGACATGCCAATGCCGCACAATTACTGTGCGACATGATCAAGGCTGGTAGGGAAAATTGCTTAGCAACGACTGAGCGCAGTGATCCAGATCCTATCCTGAATAGATTGGAATC AACTGAAACCGTTAGTCTATTACTGGAAACGATACTGTCTGGAGAAAAATCTGAGAGCAGTATCGTCGGTGGTATCGAGGTGCTTTTGGTGCTATTGGGACAAAGATCAAACAA CGCTCTGAATGTAATGGACAATCATGGTAACGGTGCTGGCGAAGATTCCAACGACAATGAGCAGCGCATTAAAATCACAGTTGCGACACTGCCGTACCTTGGACAGCTACACAACTTACTTACAGAGCCTCCACAT AAACCCGCGGTTAAAACTACAGCAGGTCGTTTGGAATTGCCACTTGGAAATACTCGACTTCACGTTGCAAAATTACTAGTTGCGCTCTTGTCTACGGAGAATGCTCAAGTTCGTGAGACATTAGCTGATTTAGGAACGTTTCAAGTTCTTTTG gatttatttttcaaatacgcgtacaataattttttgcacaCGCAAGTTGAACAGTGTATAGCGCTGGCAATTAACACTGACGTCCAAGAAATGAACAACGTTATTTATGATCAT atatttataaaatgtaaaataattgaacggATATTGGGAGCCTGGCAGGAAAATGAGACGAAACA AGGTGAAGAAAAGGGTATACGGCAAGGGTACATGGGCCATTTAATCAATATAGCGAACAATATTGTAACACAATGTGAAAAGAACAATATCCTGCaaagttttttgaaaaccaATCTATCCCCGGATTGTCTTACAAAATGGGAAGCACTAGCAACGAATCAGCTTGCCGATATCAACAAGATTCATAAAATATATCTG GGCGGACAGCAACAGCCATACATAACTAGTTCAGAAGAAAATAGTGATGATTATATCTCTTACCCTCACAGTGTTCATGTGCAACAG ATGTACGATAACTATCAAACACAACAAATGACTTCCGAATTTATGGAGAGCTGTACGTTCAATGATGATAAACTCAACGACGGCGAAGAAACCCTTCA TAACTCCGTTGATGAAGTCCACTCCTTTGGGTTCAACCTAAATGAAGAAGACCTGGACAAAGGAGAAGAAATGTTCAACaaa GTATGCGAACAAAAGCAAAAAGCTGGACTTGATGAGAGCTGTGGCGTAGGAGAGTGGGGAGACGAAGGTGATCTCACCTTCCAGACTGTGATCGACAAGCGCAATTGGCCGTCTAAACAGCTGCGACAAAATTCCAACTCCTTTTCAGATGACGATGAAGACGAACCGCAGGATCTACATATGGAAGTTGACTCAACAGATC CATGGGATTCAGCACAGCATCGGTGCAGGGACCTAACGATACCGCCGAGCAATCCATGGGATGTAGTGAATCAAGAAGAAAGCGAACAAACAGGCTGGGCAAATTTTGATAACTTTGAAAGCACTTTAAATATAGATGAAAATGCTGGAACGATTAATAAGCCGACCGACGTAACAGAGAAAGTACAAAATATTACGGCTACTCCTATGGAAAAAGATATTTCATTAGAGCATACTATAGATACGAAAGCTGTAGGAGCAGGAGACACGCCCAAAACTGATGCTGTTGAAATCGCTACACCACCGCCTACAGAGGCTATTATCAATAACAAAGTTCAAAGTATTGATTCTATAAACACAGCTGACGATAATGCAAATCCCAATGAATTACTCGCAGACAG GACAACTTTGCCCATCGTAGAAAGCAAAGTACTAGGCAAAGATGTCAAGAATATAGATGAACGCGAGGAAGGGGTGAAGACAGATAATGTAAAACAACCAACCGAAAATTCATGCACACCATCAGAAAAAGTAACCAATATATCAGAGgatctaaaataa
- the fmt gene encoding serine/threonine-protein phosphatase 6 regulatory subunit 3 isoform X3 encodes MFWTNNYVSSPHIDALLNKENVTLHELMDEEDILQECKSQNKKLVEYLTRPEVMEELVILTTKEPSLEVEERWRYKYPNVACELLTCDVPMLNEKLAGDESLLTKLYSFIDTEPPLNPLLASFFSKTIGVLVARKSDQHWYSYQFTCLQVLEFLKSRQHCVDLLLQHLETSAIMDLVLKLVTQVEGSEMRQNILNWLDGQHLVERLVKLLSPTLEIGRHANAAQLLCDMIKAGRENCLATTERSDPDPILNRLESTETVSLLLETILSGEKSESSIVGGIEVLLVLLGQRSNNALNVMDNHGNGAGEDSNDNEQRIKITVATLPYLGQLHNLLTEPPHKPAVKTTAGRLELPLGNTRLHVAKLLVALLSTENAQVRETLADLGTFQVLLDLFFKYAYNNFLHTQVEQCIALAINTDVQEMNNVIYDHIFIKCKIIERILGAWQENETKQGEEKGIRQGYMGHLINIANNIVTQCEKNNILQSFLKTNLSPDCLTKWEALATNQLADINKIHKIYLMYDNYQTQQMTSEFMESCTFNDDKLNDGEETLHNSVDEVHSFGFNLNEEDLDKGEEMFNKVCEQKQKAGLDESCGVGEWGDEGDLTFQTVIDKRNWPSKQLRQNSNSFSDDDEDEPQDLHMEVDSTDPWDSAQHRCRDLTIPPSNPWDVVNQEESEQTGWANFDNFESTLNIDENAGTINKPTDVTEKVQNITATPMEKDISLEHTIDTKAVGAGDTPKTDAVEIATPPPTEAIINNKVQSIDSINTADDNANPNELLADRTTLPIVESKVLGKDVKNIDEREEGVKTDNVKQPTENSCTPSEKVTNISEDLK; translated from the exons ATGTTCTGGACGAATAATTATGTATCATCACCTCACATCGATGCCTTGCTCAACAAAGAG AATGTTACACTTCACGAGTTAATGGATGAAGAAGATATCTTGCAAGAATGTAAAAGCCAGAATAAAAAGCTCGTTGAATA TCTGACAAGACCTGAAGTAATGGAGGAGTTAGTAATATTAACAACGAAGGAACCTTCTCTAGAAGTAGAAGAGCGCTGGCGGTATAAATATCCAAACGTTGCTTGTGAGCTGCTTACTTGCGACGTGCCTATGCTTAATGAAAAGCTAGCAG GAGATGAATCGTTACTTACTAAGCTCTATTCGTTTATAGACACAGAACCGCCGCTCAATCCCTTGTTGGCATCGTTTTTCAGCAAGACAATAGGTGTTCTTGTAGCGCGAAAGAGTGATCAA CATTGGTACTCCTATCAGTTCACATGCTTACAGGTTCTGGAGTTTCTTAAAAGCCGACAGCATTGTGTGGATCTGCTTTTACAGCATTTAGAAACTTCGGCTATAATGGATTTGGTGCTGAAActtgtgacacaagttgaggGCAGTGAAATGAGACAAAATATACTTAAC TGGCTTGATGGGCAACACTTGGTCGAAAGATTAGTGAAATTGTTATCACCGACATTAGAGATTGGCAGACATGCCAATGCCGCACAATTACTGTGCGACATGATCAAGGCTGGTAGGGAAAATTGCTTAGCAACGACTGAGCGCAGTGATCCAGATCCTATCCTGAATAGATTGGAATC AACTGAAACCGTTAGTCTATTACTGGAAACGATACTGTCTGGAGAAAAATCTGAGAGCAGTATCGTCGGTGGTATCGAGGTGCTTTTGGTGCTATTGGGACAAAGATCAAACAA CGCTCTGAATGTAATGGACAATCATGGTAACGGTGCTGGCGAAGATTCCAACGACAATGAGCAGCGCATTAAAATCACAGTTGCGACACTGCCGTACCTTGGACAGCTACACAACTTACTTACAGAGCCTCCACAT AAACCCGCGGTTAAAACTACAGCAGGTCGTTTGGAATTGCCACTTGGAAATACTCGACTTCACGTTGCAAAATTACTAGTTGCGCTCTTGTCTACGGAGAATGCTCAAGTTCGTGAGACATTAGCTGATTTAGGAACGTTTCAAGTTCTTTTG gatttatttttcaaatacgcgtacaataattttttgcacaCGCAAGTTGAACAGTGTATAGCGCTGGCAATTAACACTGACGTCCAAGAAATGAACAACGTTATTTATGATCAT atatttataaaatgtaaaataattgaacggATATTGGGAGCCTGGCAGGAAAATGAGACGAAACA AGGTGAAGAAAAGGGTATACGGCAAGGGTACATGGGCCATTTAATCAATATAGCGAACAATATTGTAACACAATGTGAAAAGAACAATATCCTGCaaagttttttgaaaaccaATCTATCCCCGGATTGTCTTACAAAATGGGAAGCACTAGCAACGAATCAGCTTGCCGATATCAACAAGATTCATAAAATATATCTG ATGTACGATAACTATCAAACACAACAAATGACTTCCGAATTTATGGAGAGCTGTACGTTCAATGATGATAAACTCAACGACGGCGAAGAAACCCTTCA TAACTCCGTTGATGAAGTCCACTCCTTTGGGTTCAACCTAAATGAAGAAGACCTGGACAAAGGAGAAGAAATGTTCAACaaa GTATGCGAACAAAAGCAAAAAGCTGGACTTGATGAGAGCTGTGGCGTAGGAGAGTGGGGAGACGAAGGTGATCTCACCTTCCAGACTGTGATCGACAAGCGCAATTGGCCGTCTAAACAGCTGCGACAAAATTCCAACTCCTTTTCAGATGACGATGAAGACGAACCGCAGGATCTACATATGGAAGTTGACTCAACAGATC CATGGGATTCAGCACAGCATCGGTGCAGGGACCTAACGATACCGCCGAGCAATCCATGGGATGTAGTGAATCAAGAAGAAAGCGAACAAACAGGCTGGGCAAATTTTGATAACTTTGAAAGCACTTTAAATATAGATGAAAATGCTGGAACGATTAATAAGCCGACCGACGTAACAGAGAAAGTACAAAATATTACGGCTACTCCTATGGAAAAAGATATTTCATTAGAGCATACTATAGATACGAAAGCTGTAGGAGCAGGAGACACGCCCAAAACTGATGCTGTTGAAATCGCTACACCACCGCCTACAGAGGCTATTATCAATAACAAAGTTCAAAGTATTGATTCTATAAACACAGCTGACGATAATGCAAATCCCAATGAATTACTCGCAGACAG GACAACTTTGCCCATCGTAGAAAGCAAAGTACTAGGCAAAGATGTCAAGAATATAGATGAACGCGAGGAAGGGGTGAAGACAGATAATGTAAAACAACCAACCGAAAATTCATGCACACCATCAGAAAAAGTAACCAATATATCAGAGgatctaaaataa